A single Tuberibacillus sp. Marseille-P3662 DNA region contains:
- a CDS encoding aldo/keto reductase, with amino-acid sequence MKTHQLGQSELFVSEIGLGSMSLPENHQDGVYMIQKAIDEGVNFVDTADLYRFGNVETTVGEALKGRREDVILATKGGNHWEAGKENWHWDPSKAYIKEACKQSLKRLGTDYIDLYQLHGGTIDDPIDETIAAFEELKQEGYIRCYGISSIRPNVIREYVHRSNIVSVMMQYSILDRRPEETVLPLLAENNISVITRGPVGKGILSDNGENKIPENGYLDYSAEELQEIVKQLQQQTSGNRPLSQTAIRYALHHPAVAAAIPGASKPSQLENNIQTSVSPELSAKELAAIQSISKANKYDNHR; translated from the coding sequence TTGAAAACCCATCAATTAGGACAATCAGAATTATTCGTCAGTGAAATCGGCCTTGGCAGCATGTCCTTACCTGAGAATCACCAAGACGGTGTCTATATGATTCAGAAAGCGATTGATGAAGGTGTTAACTTTGTCGACACCGCTGATCTATACCGATTTGGTAACGTGGAAACAACAGTTGGTGAAGCGCTTAAAGGGCGGCGTGAGGACGTGATCCTAGCAACAAAAGGCGGCAACCACTGGGAAGCCGGTAAAGAAAACTGGCACTGGGATCCATCGAAAGCCTACATAAAAGAAGCGTGCAAACAGAGCTTGAAACGTCTAGGCACAGATTATATTGACCTCTACCAGCTTCATGGCGGTACGATCGATGATCCGATTGATGAAACCATTGCGGCATTTGAAGAATTAAAACAAGAAGGATACATCCGTTGCTACGGCATCAGCTCTATCCGTCCCAATGTTATCCGGGAATATGTCCATCGTTCAAACATCGTCAGTGTCATGATGCAATACAGTATTTTAGACCGGCGCCCTGAAGAAACCGTGTTGCCACTGCTCGCTGAAAACAACATCAGCGTGATCACCCGCGGCCCCGTTGGCAAAGGTATTCTATCTGACAATGGCGAGAACAAAATTCCAGAGAATGGATATCTGGACTATTCCGCCGAAGAACTTCAGGAAATTGTTAAGCAGCTCCAACAACAGACGTCAGGAAACAGACCATTATCACAAACCGCAATCAGATATGCCCTGCATCATCCAGCCGTAGCTGCCGCTATTCCCGGGGCCAGCAAACCATCACAGCTGGAAAACAATATTCAAACGTCTGTCTCCCCAGAACTATCGGCGAAAGAGCTGGCTGCGATTCAATCGATTTCAAAAGCTAACAAGTACGACAATCATCGGTAA
- the yidC gene encoding membrane protein insertase YidC yields the protein MKQLLQLSLITSIILLLSGCSGNGNAAGGFLHETFVAPFTHLIEWTAGLFSGSYGLAIVLITLVIRGVLMPFMLKQFKNQRQMREKMAVMKPEMSDIQEKIKQTKDKAEQQRLQQEMMMLYRKHGVNPLSMGCLPLIIQMPILMGFYYAIRSSEDIATHNFLWFNLGAPDIPLALLAGVIYFLQFRVQQSFMPAAATDNQQANEMMKWMGLISPAFILIISFNAPAALPLYWSIGGLFLIGQAVFANKIYFPRYEASQVENTNKTTE from the coding sequence TTGAAACAGTTATTACAATTATCTTTAATCACGAGTATAATTCTATTATTGAGCGGATGTTCAGGGAACGGGAATGCTGCTGGAGGCTTTCTCCATGAAACATTCGTAGCGCCATTTACCCATCTAATTGAATGGACAGCAGGTTTATTTTCTGGGAGTTACGGTCTTGCGATTGTCCTCATTACATTGGTGATTCGCGGGGTATTGATGCCATTTATGCTGAAACAATTTAAAAATCAGCGGCAAATGCGCGAAAAGATGGCGGTTATGAAGCCTGAAATGTCGGACATTCAGGAGAAAATTAAGCAAACCAAAGATAAAGCGGAGCAGCAAAGATTGCAACAAGAAATGATGATGCTTTACCGGAAGCACGGTGTCAATCCATTATCAATGGGATGTCTCCCGCTCATCATCCAAATGCCGATTCTTATGGGATTTTATTATGCGATTCGGAGTTCTGAGGATATTGCCACGCACAATTTTCTCTGGTTCAATTTGGGGGCTCCAGATATTCCGCTAGCATTGTTGGCAGGCGTGATTTACTTTTTACAATTCAGGGTTCAACAAAGCTTTATGCCGGCGGCAGCGACAGATAATCAACAGGCGAACGAGATGATGAAGTGGATGGGATTAATTTCACCAGCTTTTATTCTCATTATTTCTTTTAATGCTCCAGCTGCATTGCCGCTCTACTGGTCGATCGGTGGATTGTTTTTAATCGGGCAAGCTGTTTTTGCCAATAAAATTTATTTTCCCCGTTATGAGGCCTCACAGGTGGAGAATACGAATAAAACAACGGAATAA
- a CDS encoding threonine/serine dehydratase encodes MNNDEVTMAHVWKAKRRIRSLVRPTPLIHSASLSDVTGANVYLKLETMHPTGAFKLRGAANKILSLSLEQQRQGVATFSTGNHGIAVAYVAKQLGIPATIYLSRRVPQTKIDQLERLGAQVEKVGENQDDAAACCYEYQDKKGYTVIKPFDDIDIIAGQGTIGLEILEACPDIDKMLVPLSGGGLLAGIALALKQTNPHIDVTGLSIEGAAVMHESLKAGHPVILPEEDTLADSLLGGIGADNLYTFKMVQRYMDHSLQVSETAIADGMIHLLTHHKMAVEGAAAVGPGWLLQQTLEPDQTVVAVISGNNVNVNELARLVTDQNHQHQM; translated from the coding sequence TTGAATAACGATGAAGTAACGATGGCCCATGTTTGGAAAGCCAAACGGCGGATTCGTTCGCTTGTAAGACCGACACCGTTAATCCATTCTGCGTCTTTGTCAGATGTGACAGGGGCCAATGTTTATCTCAAACTGGAGACGATGCACCCAACAGGGGCCTTTAAATTGAGGGGGGCAGCCAACAAAATTTTAAGTCTTTCACTAGAACAGCAGCGGCAAGGTGTCGCCACTTTTTCTACTGGTAATCACGGTATTGCGGTCGCCTATGTTGCCAAACAATTAGGCATTCCGGCTACCATTTATTTATCAAGACGAGTGCCGCAAACAAAGATCGATCAACTCGAGAGATTAGGTGCCCAAGTTGAAAAAGTTGGTGAGAACCAGGATGATGCTGCAGCGTGCTGTTATGAATACCAAGATAAAAAGGGCTATACCGTCATTAAACCGTTTGATGACATTGACATTATTGCCGGTCAGGGCACCATCGGCCTGGAAATTCTTGAAGCATGTCCTGACATTGATAAAATGCTTGTTCCGTTATCAGGAGGCGGGCTGTTAGCGGGTATCGCTTTGGCTCTCAAACAAACGAATCCTCATATCGATGTGACCGGCCTGTCAATTGAAGGGGCTGCCGTCATGCATGAAAGTTTAAAAGCAGGTCATCCTGTCATTCTGCCGGAAGAGGATACATTGGCTGACAGTTTGCTTGGCGGTATTGGTGCTGATAACCTCTATACATTTAAAATGGTTCAACGATACATGGATCATAGTTTGCAAGTATCAGAGACGGCAATTGCGGACGGCATGATCCATCTTTTAACTCACCACAAAATGGCGGTTGAAGGTGCAGCCGCTGTGGGTCCCGGTTGGTTGCTTCAGCAGACGCTTGAGCCCGATCAGACTGTTGTTGCTGTCATAAGTGGAAATAATGTCAACGTTAATGAATTAGCTCGGCTTGTGACCGATCAAAATCATCAACATCAAATGTAA
- a CDS encoding PucR family transcriptional regulator: MDLTMSEVMQLSIMETAKVKTAQRKLKGSPVEWVSVIETPVENFIRKNEFVLSTGVGCGQDPELLKEFVIDVMDSGATALAFATGRFVYDIPDNILEMAEEQGFIIIDIPWEIRFSDILQLVMEKLNSVNREQLKQTEHIQQQLIHLVLRGKSFNEILQYLYHHLQMPLAMLDRKGELLTQTHFNKGLLDNLLSELHDKFQGNQSAVGTDHPLYQNLVKLPRKPQSIYAMAIESNGYLQGYLLLGSESQTFLYNPMVMHILEHATTAAALCFLKQNTIEETELRIKDDFLLNMVKGKLFLDEDIYHRAAFFDYDLELPYTCIIGELKNLPEIYRDHSSTRLSFDEWLRGMNYYIQKEINQSGETLQRRLMTAFDDQTIIIFLESSGGNQQAFVNDFLDSVERRLHSLLPGLTVLWGIGTHKDGIEVFDRSYEKATMALDIGKRQNRSGERTFFADTQMNRLLLTIADHQEIKDMTSGIINPIIDYDKKRDMDLIGTFMAYNRNKGNVSQTARILNLHRQSLLYRLRKIEALTELSLVNADDLFLLELSIRLWTLGDLKKRQI, encoded by the coding sequence TTGGATTTGACAATGTCTGAAGTGATGCAGTTGTCGATTATGGAAACGGCAAAGGTTAAAACCGCCCAACGAAAACTAAAAGGATCCCCTGTCGAATGGGTATCGGTGATTGAAACGCCTGTTGAAAATTTTATCCGGAAAAATGAATTTGTTTTAAGTACGGGCGTTGGATGTGGTCAGGACCCCGAGTTATTGAAAGAATTTGTGATAGATGTGATGGATTCGGGGGCCACGGCTCTAGCGTTTGCTACGGGGCGTTTTGTGTATGACATTCCCGACAATATTCTTGAGATGGCGGAAGAACAAGGTTTTATTATTATTGACATCCCTTGGGAAATCCGGTTTAGTGATATTTTGCAATTGGTGATGGAAAAGTTAAATAGTGTGAACCGGGAACAATTGAAACAAACGGAACATATTCAACAGCAACTCATTCATTTGGTCTTACGGGGAAAAAGTTTTAATGAAATTCTTCAATATCTTTACCATCATTTACAAATGCCTTTAGCCATGCTTGACCGTAAAGGTGAACTATTGACCCAGACTCATTTTAATAAAGGCTTGTTAGATAATCTTTTATCTGAATTGCATGATAAATTCCAGGGTAATCAATCCGCAGTGGGTACTGACCATCCTCTATATCAGAATCTTGTGAAACTACCGCGTAAGCCCCAATCTATCTATGCGATGGCTATTGAATCCAATGGCTATTTGCAAGGGTATTTGTTGCTTGGTTCGGAGAGTCAGACCTTCTTATACAATCCGATGGTGATGCATATTTTAGAACACGCCACAACAGCGGCGGCTCTATGTTTTCTCAAACAAAATACCATTGAAGAGACGGAACTACGTATTAAGGATGATTTTCTATTAAATATGGTCAAAGGTAAATTATTTCTTGATGAGGATATCTATCACCGGGCTGCCTTCTTTGATTATGATCTTGAGCTTCCATACACATGCATTATTGGCGAACTTAAGAATTTACCTGAGATTTACCGCGACCATTCATCAACACGCTTATCCTTTGACGAGTGGCTCCGTGGTATGAATTACTACATTCAAAAGGAAATTAATCAATCTGGAGAAACTTTGCAGCGACGATTAATGACAGCTTTCGATGATCAAACGATTATTATCTTCTTGGAAAGCTCTGGCGGGAATCAACAGGCCTTCGTCAACGATTTTTTAGATAGTGTGGAACGTCGGCTTCATTCTCTACTGCCAGGTTTGACCGTTTTATGGGGGATTGGGACGCATAAAGACGGGATTGAGGTATTTGATCGCAGCTATGAAAAAGCAACGATGGCTTTGGATATCGGAAAACGTCAAAACAGAAGTGGAGAGCGGACTTTTTTTGCTGATACCCAGATGAACCGCTTGTTGTTGACAATTGCGGATCATCAAGAAATCAAGGATATGACCTCGGGTATCATCAATCCAATTATAGATTATGACAAAAAACGTGACATGGATTTGATTGGGACGTTTATGGCTTATAACCGGAATAAAGGCAATGTTAGTCAAACCGCGCGCATTCTTAATCTGCACCGTCAATCCTTGCTATACCGGTTACGGAAAATAGAAGCTTTAACCGAATTATCTCTGGTTAATGCGGACGACTTGTTCTTGTTGGAATTAAGTATCAGACTTTGGACATTAGGAGATTTGAAGAAACGACAGATTTAA
- a CDS encoding M24 family metallopeptidase, translated as MLPFAINEYQERINQVKDIMQKRGIEVLLITNPANMNYLSGYDAWSFYVHQMLVIILDEDQPLWLGRYQDANGAKATTWLYDDNIIPYPDYYVQSKTYHPMGFIASILSQIGQGNRHIGVEMENYYFSAKAYEMLKTNLPNATFKDASQLVNNVRLIKSDQEIEYIKRAAEIGGHAMQKGIQGIHAGVRENDVAATIYHALISGTDTYGGDYPAIVPLLPAGKKTSAPHLTWSEDPYQAGEAVIVELAGCYKRYHAPLARTVSIGKPSQAFSDLSLVLTEGLNKALEAVKPGVTCEEIERVWRESIAKHGIKKESRLGYSMGLSYPPDWGEHTASLRPGDQTVLQPNMTFHMIPGLWFDNQGIEISESFRVTEQGCEVFSNYPRELLIQEPLPIDQSGKIS; from the coding sequence ATGTTGCCATTTGCAATCAACGAATATCAAGAGAGGATCAATCAAGTTAAAGACATCATGCAGAAGCGGGGAATTGAGGTATTGTTGATTACAAACCCGGCGAACATGAACTATTTATCGGGTTATGATGCCTGGTCATTCTATGTGCATCAAATGTTAGTGATTATTTTGGATGAAGATCAACCGTTGTGGCTGGGTCGATATCAAGATGCTAATGGGGCCAAAGCAACAACGTGGCTTTATGATGACAACATTATTCCATATCCGGATTATTATGTTCAATCGAAGACCTATCATCCTATGGGATTCATCGCGAGCATTTTAAGTCAAATTGGCCAGGGTAATCGTCATATCGGCGTTGAAATGGAGAATTATTATTTTTCAGCGAAAGCCTATGAAATGTTAAAAACAAATCTACCTAACGCCACGTTCAAAGATGCCAGTCAACTTGTCAATAATGTTCGTCTGATAAAATCGGATCAAGAAATTGAATATATAAAACGTGCGGCAGAGATTGGCGGGCATGCCATGCAAAAAGGGATTCAGGGGATCCATGCAGGTGTTCGTGAAAATGATGTCGCGGCAACAATCTATCATGCTTTAATATCTGGCACGGACACATACGGTGGTGATTATCCAGCTATCGTTCCATTACTGCCAGCAGGGAAAAAAACATCAGCGCCTCATTTGACATGGTCGGAGGATCCCTATCAAGCAGGTGAAGCAGTGATTGTTGAGTTAGCAGGTTGCTATAAACGGTATCATGCGCCTCTTGCCCGGACTGTTTCCATTGGCAAGCCGTCACAAGCATTCAGTGATTTATCCCTTGTTCTTACAGAAGGCTTAAATAAGGCGCTGGAAGCAGTAAAACCAGGGGTCACTTGTGAAGAAATTGAGCGGGTGTGGCGTGAATCCATTGCCAAACACGGCATCAAGAAGGAGTCGCGTCTTGGCTACTCCATGGGACTTAGTTATCCACCTGATTGGGGAGAGCATACCGCTAGTCTGCGCCCGGGCGATCAAACAGTTTTACAGCCAAACATGACTTTTCATATGATTCCGGGTCTCTGGTTCGACAATCAAGGCATTGAAATTAGTGAGTCATTTCGTGTTACAGAACAAGGTTGTGAGGTTTTTTCTAATTACCCTCGTGAACTATTGATACAGGAACCGTTACCAATTGATCAAAGCGGTAAAATCAGTTAA
- a CDS encoding cyclodeaminase, with protein sequence MDIFQEKEIRSTVSLNHEVITVIESAFNQLMTQSVHMPPIMRVDVPENNGEVDVKSAYIPGYDTFAIKVSSGFFDNWKQGLPSASGLMMLISSQTGVPETILQDNGYLTDVRTAAAGAVASNYLAREATQIAGIIGSGAQARYQTKALALVRNLQEVIVYGRTPEKVQQFKKDMEHELKIPVKMAESAETVVRNSDTVVTTTPAESPVIRSDWLHPGLHITAMGSDAEQKQELDSDVLEQADKVVCDVKSQSLRLGELRSCPSDQVINNVYELGQLTTGKVKVREREDAVTVCDLTGTGVQDTAIARYAYDKLKQPTYSK encoded by the coding sequence TTGGATATTTTTCAAGAAAAGGAGATTCGATCGACCGTTTCTCTTAATCATGAAGTCATCACTGTTATTGAATCCGCCTTTAATCAATTGATGACCCAATCGGTGCACATGCCTCCGATCATGCGGGTTGACGTTCCGGAAAACAACGGGGAGGTTGATGTGAAATCGGCCTATATCCCTGGGTATGATACCTTTGCCATTAAAGTATCCTCTGGTTTTTTCGATAACTGGAAACAAGGATTACCGAGTGCGAGCGGTTTAATGATGCTGATTAGCAGTCAGACCGGTGTTCCAGAAACCATTTTGCAAGATAATGGGTATTTGACAGATGTACGGACCGCTGCAGCTGGTGCGGTCGCGTCAAACTATTTAGCACGTGAAGCCACCCAAATTGCTGGTATTATTGGTTCAGGCGCACAAGCCCGCTACCAAACGAAGGCATTGGCTCTTGTCCGCAATCTTCAAGAGGTGATTGTCTACGGACGGACACCGGAAAAAGTCCAGCAATTTAAGAAGGATATGGAGCATGAATTAAAGATTCCCGTCAAAATGGCCGAATCGGCGGAAACCGTTGTTCGTAATAGCGATACCGTGGTGACGACAACACCAGCAGAGTCACCGGTTATCCGATCTGATTGGCTGCATCCAGGGCTTCATATCACTGCAATGGGTTCGGATGCTGAGCAGAAACAAGAGCTGGATTCAGATGTTTTAGAACAAGCGGATAAAGTTGTCTGTGATGTTAAAAGTCAATCTCTTAGGCTTGGAGAATTGCGTAGCTGTCCATCGGATCAAGTGATCAATAATGTCTATGAGCTTGGGCAACTGACAACGGGTAAGGTTAAGGTGCGTGAACGTGAGGATGCCGTTACCGTCTGCGATCTTACCGGAACCGGTGTCCAGGATACAGCTATCGCCCGCTACGCTTATGACAAGTTGAAACAACCAACTTATTCAAAATAA
- a CDS encoding cystathionine gamma-synthase family protein: MTKDINQGTKAVWAGEKDQLAFGATQVPVVHSVSFGYEDMDEWYDVAIGKKPGHIYGRNTNPTVQAFEDKVKALEGAEAATSFSTGMAAISNTLSTFLAPGDRVVSIKDTYGGTNKIFTEFLPRQNIDVELCETGNHEALEAEIAKGCKILYLETPTNPTVKITDIERMVTAGKQVGAMVIVDNTFATPINQNPLTYGVDLVIHSATKFLGGHADALGGVVCGDKNLVEPIYHYREINGATLDPMAAYLLLRGMKTLKLRLRQQGDNAMELANYLKSVEWVDDVFYPGLPEHSGHDIATKQMRHYGAMLSFSVKGGVETLRHLLPSLKYANRAANLGSVETVVGPSRTTSHVECTPEERAAMGIPEGLIRVSVGIEDIDDIIQDFQTAFEGLPKERLVNG, encoded by the coding sequence ATGACAAAGGACATTAACCAAGGAACAAAAGCTGTATGGGCTGGGGAGAAGGATCAACTTGCATTTGGTGCGACACAGGTTCCTGTTGTGCATAGTGTATCATTCGGGTATGAGGACATGGATGAATGGTACGATGTTGCTATCGGCAAGAAACCGGGTCATATCTACGGGCGTAACACGAATCCAACGGTGCAAGCATTCGAAGATAAAGTTAAGGCATTAGAAGGAGCCGAAGCGGCAACGAGTTTTTCAACGGGGATGGCGGCTATCAGTAACACACTTTCGACTTTCCTTGCTCCAGGGGACCGAGTTGTTTCTATAAAAGACACATATGGCGGCACGAACAAAATTTTCACGGAGTTTTTACCTAGACAAAATATTGATGTTGAGCTCTGTGAAACCGGTAATCACGAAGCATTGGAAGCCGAGATCGCTAAAGGCTGTAAAATTCTTTACCTTGAAACACCGACAAATCCCACTGTGAAAATAACAGATATTGAAAGAATGGTTACAGCTGGTAAACAAGTAGGAGCCATGGTGATTGTCGATAATACGTTTGCGACACCTATCAATCAAAATCCATTGACCTATGGTGTTGACCTAGTGATTCATAGTGCCACGAAGTTTTTAGGCGGGCATGCAGATGCACTGGGGGGTGTCGTTTGTGGTGATAAAAATCTTGTCGAACCTATTTATCATTACCGAGAAATTAATGGGGCAACGCTTGATCCTATGGCCGCTTATTTACTATTAAGGGGCATGAAGACCCTTAAATTAAGACTTCGCCAACAAGGAGACAATGCGATGGAGCTCGCTAACTATCTCAAAAGCGTTGAGTGGGTGGATGATGTCTTCTATCCGGGACTTCCGGAACACTCCGGTCATGATATTGCAACGAAGCAAATGCGTCATTATGGAGCGATGTTGAGTTTCTCTGTTAAAGGCGGGGTTGAGACGCTTAGGCATTTGCTTCCTTCCTTGAAATATGCCAACCGCGCCGCCAATCTCGGCTCGGTGGAAACAGTCGTTGGTCCGTCACGAACAACCAGTCACGTTGAATGTACGCCTGAAGAGCGCGCAGCTATGGGCATTCCAGAAGGTCTGATTCGCGTCTCCGTTGGTATTGAGGATATTGATGATATTATCCAAGACTTTCAAACCGCTTTTGAAGGCTTACCTAAAGAACGGTTGGTTAACGGATAG
- a CDS encoding M20 metallopeptidase family protein → MPIKSTDVKARADAIQTQLTHWRRHLHKYPELGFEETATSQFVEQELRKMGVYELVKDIGGTGIVAILHVGAGPVVGLRADMDALPVQETTGEDYQSQNVGVMHACGHDAHTAMLLGVAHLLADEYKQGHLHGTIKLLFQPAEETADGHGLTGAPYVLQSGALDDIDMIAALHMCPWRNPHEIQINDGLSMANIDNFKMIVKGSGGHGGYPHQGSDPIWMTANLLQNVYGLISRRIDPLEVGTISVGEIKGGQAPNVIPEDVYLSGTMRSYTPETRAQLIHELKSITEVLQGFGGTVDLEIERGEPALNNDPHVNELIRAAATSVDPEITIYNGPFGMGGEDFGHIIETIPGAMFFLGCALSDGKQRDLHTSGFQIDERVLPIGTAILVETLHQMIKDCR, encoded by the coding sequence TTGCCTATAAAATCAACGGATGTCAAAGCGAGAGCTGATGCCATCCAAACTCAGTTGACCCATTGGCGCCGCCATCTTCACAAGTATCCGGAATTAGGTTTTGAAGAAACAGCCACATCACAGTTTGTGGAGCAAGAATTAAGGAAAATGGGCGTTTATGAGCTAGTTAAAGACATTGGTGGCACAGGAATTGTTGCGATCCTTCACGTTGGCGCGGGTCCAGTGGTCGGGCTCCGCGCTGACATGGATGCCCTTCCGGTTCAAGAAACAACGGGTGAAGACTATCAATCTCAAAATGTGGGTGTGATGCATGCTTGTGGCCATGATGCTCATACAGCCATGTTACTTGGAGTCGCCCATCTTTTAGCTGACGAATATAAGCAAGGTCACCTCCATGGCACGATTAAATTACTGTTCCAGCCTGCCGAAGAAACAGCAGACGGCCACGGCTTGACTGGTGCTCCATATGTGCTCCAGTCAGGGGCGCTAGATGATATTGATATGATCGCGGCATTGCATATGTGCCCATGGCGTAACCCCCATGAAATACAAATCAATGACGGTCTGAGCATGGCTAATATTGATAATTTTAAAATGATAGTTAAAGGATCAGGAGGACACGGAGGCTATCCTCATCAAGGAAGCGATCCTATTTGGATGACTGCTAACTTATTACAAAATGTGTATGGGCTCATTAGCCGGCGGATTGACCCCTTGGAGGTTGGAACAATCAGTGTCGGTGAGATCAAAGGCGGTCAGGCACCCAATGTTATTCCAGAGGATGTCTATTTATCGGGAACAATGCGCTCGTATACACCGGAAACACGGGCGCAGTTGATTCATGAACTTAAGTCAATTACCGAGGTGCTACAAGGATTTGGCGGGACTGTAGATTTGGAAATAGAGCGGGGTGAGCCAGCGTTAAACAATGATCCACATGTCAATGAACTTATCCGTGCTGCTGCTACATCTGTGGATCCTGAAATAACAATTTATAATGGACCGTTTGGCATGGGTGGTGAAGATTTTGGCCACATAATTGAGACCATCCCCGGTGCGATGTTTTTTCTCGGATGTGCCCTTTCTGATGGGAAGCAACGTGATTTACACACATCAGGTTTTCAAATCGATGAACGGGTTCTGCCGATCGGAACGGCGATATTAGTTGAGACCCTTCATCAAATGATTAAGGACTGCCGGTAA
- a CDS encoding homoserine dehydrogenase, which yields MAHKLAFVGFGGVGQALADIILDKKETLKEQMGTEPIIVAISDVMKGAVYHPDGLDIETLLKTVRETGSVEQYPNVPGLKTGMNSIETIQQTNADTIVEVTYTDVQTGQPAIDHCRMAFQNSKNVVTTNKGPIALAYHELSQLAADHHVFWGFEGTVMSGTPALRMPKTTLAGNEITEIKGILNGTTNYILCEMEAGLTYDEALSKAQELGYAEADPTSDVEGYDARYKTVILANYVMGAPLDVSDIKCQGITGLNQGDIETAQEQGEKWKLIARIRKEEGGIKASVQPERISADDQLAAVHGPVNAIIYECDLAGTIMLTGAGAGLQETGFSLLIDLINGVRDRSLAKT from the coding sequence TTGGCTCATAAATTAGCTTTTGTCGGGTTTGGTGGTGTTGGGCAGGCTTTAGCAGACATTATCTTGGACAAAAAGGAAACCTTGAAAGAACAAATGGGAACGGAACCTATCATTGTTGCCATTTCTGATGTTATGAAAGGAGCCGTTTATCATCCAGATGGCTTAGATATTGAGACTTTATTGAAAACAGTGAGAGAAACGGGTTCGGTTGAGCAATATCCTAATGTTCCGGGCTTAAAGACAGGAATGAATAGCATCGAAACGATTCAACAGACGAATGCAGATACCATTGTTGAAGTGACTTATACAGATGTACAAACGGGTCAACCGGCGATTGATCATTGCCGGATGGCGTTCCAAAACAGTAAAAACGTGGTAACGACGAATAAAGGGCCGATTGCACTTGCTTACCATGAATTATCACAACTTGCAGCCGATCATCATGTCTTTTGGGGATTTGAGGGCACGGTCATGAGTGGGACACCAGCACTACGAATGCCGAAAACAACGCTTGCTGGCAACGAGATTACAGAAATCAAAGGTATTCTAAATGGCACAACCAATTATATATTGTGTGAAATGGAAGCTGGTTTAACTTATGATGAGGCTCTAAGTAAAGCCCAAGAACTCGGGTATGCCGAAGCGGATCCCACAAGTGATGTTGAAGGCTACGATGCCCGCTACAAAACCGTTATTTTAGCCAACTATGTGATGGGGGCGCCATTGGACGTTTCAGATATTAAGTGCCAGGGAATCACGGGTCTGAATCAAGGGGATATCGAAACTGCCCAAGAGCAAGGTGAAAAGTGGAAGCTGATTGCCAGGATTCGAAAAGAAGAGGGGGGCATCAAGGCAAGTGTTCAACCTGAGCGAATCTCCGCTGATGATCAGCTTGCGGCTGTTCATGGCCCTGTGAATGCCATTATTTATGAATGTGATCTGGCTGGAACAATCATGTTGACGGGTGCGGGTGCAGGTTTGCAGGAAACAGGTTTCTCATTGCTTATTGATCTAATCAATGGGGTGCGAGATCGATCTTTGGCCAAAACATGA